One region of Pseudomonas glycinae genomic DNA includes:
- a CDS encoding anti-sigma factor, translated as MNYQTPSLRRALAADYAIGLMPPAARRRFEQLLLEDSELRAELSQWRESLASLTQSLPESPVPDRVWRGITARIDPQTMQLPVKRPFWSWLWVTIATCSLVAAVTLSVIYNRDEVRYSATLRSADAQSWMSIEAHENYLKIKTLALVKIEKNRSLEMWVIPSDGKPVSLGVIPPGGDGEIKLGGAQKAFIGESITLAISLEPEGGSPTGQPTGPVLYQGVLSAL; from the coding sequence ATGAACTACCAAACTCCAAGTCTTCGTCGCGCACTTGCCGCAGATTATGCCATTGGGTTGATGCCACCAGCCGCACGCCGGCGCTTTGAGCAGCTTTTACTGGAGGACTCGGAACTTCGCGCAGAACTTTCGCAATGGCGGGAAAGCCTTGCGAGCCTTACCCAGTCTCTGCCTGAATCACCTGTACCGGATCGTGTATGGCGCGGAATTACGGCGCGTATAGATCCGCAAACAATGCAGTTGCCTGTAAAGCGACCATTCTGGAGCTGGCTCTGGGTGACGATTGCAACATGTTCACTGGTAGCAGCGGTAACGCTGAGCGTTATCTATAACCGTGACGAAGTTCGCTACAGTGCAACGTTGCGTAGTGCCGACGCACAGTCGTGGATGAGCATTGAAGCGCACGAGAATTATCTAAAAATCAAAACGCTGGCTTTGGTGAAGATAGAAAAGAATCGTAGCTTGGAAATGTGGGTTATTCCTTCAGATGGAAAGCCTGTTTCGCTTGGGGTGATTCCCCCAGGCGGAGACGGGGAGATCAAGTTGGGCGGTGCGCAGAAAGCGTTTATTGGTGAGTCAATCACGTTGGCCATCAGTCTTGAACCCGAGGGTGGATCGCCAACAGGACAGCCGACTGGTCCTGTGCTGTATCAGGGCGTGCTTTCGGCTCTATGA
- a CDS encoding fasciclin domain-containing protein, protein MKRISIKTQLIAGLLTLVAGSGLVFNAAHAASMSHDSVMVGGQSMLPNKDIVDNAVNSADHTTLVAAVKAAGLVDTLKGKGPFTVFAPVNSAFTALPAGTVDTLLKPENKATLTKILTYHVVSGKLDMATLAEKIKAGGGKTELTTVSGGKLWAMMNGPHNITIKDEKGDVADISTYDVYQSNGVIQVIDKVLMPKS, encoded by the coding sequence ATGAAACGCATTTCGATCAAAACGCAATTGATTGCGGGCCTTCTGACCTTGGTGGCAGGTAGCGGATTAGTGTTCAACGCTGCGCATGCTGCATCGATGAGTCACGACAGCGTCATGGTCGGCGGTCAAAGCATGTTGCCGAACAAGGACATCGTCGACAACGCAGTGAACTCGGCCGATCACACCACCCTGGTCGCCGCTGTGAAAGCTGCCGGTCTTGTCGACACCCTCAAGGGAAAAGGACCCTTTACTGTGTTTGCACCAGTCAATTCGGCCTTTACTGCTCTGCCCGCAGGAACCGTCGATACGTTGCTAAAACCGGAAAACAAGGCAACCCTCACCAAGATCCTTACTTACCACGTCGTGAGCGGCAAACTGGACATGGCCACTCTTGCCGAAAAGATCAAGGCCGGAGGTGGCAAGACCGAACTGACCACCGTCTCGGGCGGAAAACTGTGGGCAATGATGAATGGTCCGCACAACATCACCATCAAAGATGAGAAGGGCGACGTCGCCGACATCAGTACTTATGACGTATACCAGTCGAACGGTGTGATACAGGTCATCGACAAAGTCCTGATGCCGAAAAGTTGA
- a CDS encoding hemerythrin domain-containing protein: MNAIDLLKTDHEKVKGILNQLSESTDRALKKRADLLDKLELEITIHTQLEEQILYPAFKEAGGKEQDEMYYEAKEEHRTVDSLVLPDLKSTDPSKPEFAGRVKVVKELLEHHIEEEETEMFPQARKLLGKAKLEELGKEMEVMKASLKKSLGGANMAA; the protein is encoded by the coding sequence ATGAACGCCATCGACCTTTTGAAAACTGACCACGAAAAAGTAAAAGGCATCCTGAACCAACTCAGCGAATCGACCGATCGGGCATTAAAAAAACGTGCGGATTTGTTGGACAAGCTGGAGCTGGAAATCACCATTCATACTCAGCTTGAAGAGCAGATTCTGTATCCGGCTTTCAAGGAAGCAGGCGGTAAAGAGCAGGATGAGATGTACTACGAGGCAAAAGAAGAACACCGCACGGTCGATTCTTTGGTATTGCCTGATCTGAAATCTACCGATCCTTCCAAGCCGGAGTTCGCAGGCCGCGTAAAGGTCGTCAAGGAGCTTCTGGAACACCATATCGAAGAAGAGGAAACCGAGATGTTTCCTCAGGCCAGAAAGCTGCTGGGCAAGGCAAAGCTCGAGGAGCTGGGCAAGGAAATGGAAGTTATGAAGGCTTCACTCAAGAAAAGCCTCGGCGGGGCGAATATGGCAGCCTGA
- a CDS encoding metalloregulator ArsR/SmtB family transcription factor → MLNPASVFKCLADETRARATLLITREGELCVCELVCALDDSQPKISRHLAQLRTCGLLLDRRQGQWVYYRLNPDLPAWIRTLLETTLAANTAWLEENSARLAAMGDRPLNTSACC, encoded by the coding sequence ATGCTCAACCCCGCCTCCGTTTTCAAATGCCTCGCCGACGAAACCCGCGCCCGGGCCACGCTGCTGATCACCCGTGAGGGTGAGCTGTGTGTCTGCGAACTGGTCTGCGCGCTGGACGACAGTCAGCCGAAAATCTCCCGCCATCTCGCGCAGCTGCGCACCTGCGGTCTGCTGCTGGATCGTCGTCAGGGCCAGTGGGTTTATTACCGGCTCAACCCTGATTTGCCCGCATGGATTCGCACGCTGCTCGAAACCACGCTCGCCGCCAACACCGCCTGGCTGGAAGAAAACAGCGCGCGGCTGGCGGCCATGGGCGATCGCCCGCTCAACACCTCCGCTTGCTGCTAA
- a CDS encoding metallophosphoesterase family protein, whose translation MKTALISDTHNLLRPEALAALQGCDQIIHAGDIGNPDILTQLAKIAPVHAVRGNNDLNSPWAENLPDLLTFTLNGWPALLVHDIADVPADLDPGIKLIITGHSHKPRIEWRGDRLYVNPGSAGPRRFKLPVTLAILEIQPERIEPRLISLLDPPA comes from the coding sequence ATGAAAACCGCCCTGATCTCCGACACCCACAACCTTCTCCGCCCCGAAGCCCTTGCCGCGCTCCAGGGCTGTGACCAGATCATCCACGCCGGCGACATCGGCAACCCGGACATCCTCACCCAACTGGCAAAAATCGCCCCCGTTCACGCCGTGCGCGGCAACAACGATCTCAACAGCCCGTGGGCCGAAAACCTCCCCGACCTCCTGACCTTCACCCTAAATGGCTGGCCAGCACTCCTCGTCCACGACATCGCCGACGTCCCCGCGGATCTCGATCCGGGCATCAAGCTCATCATCACCGGCCATTCCCACAAACCCCGCATCGAATGGCGCGGTGACCGTCTCTACGTAAACCCCGGCAGCGCCGGCCCTCGGCGTTTCAAGTTGCCGGTCACGCTGGCGATCCTCGAGATACAACCAGAGCGCATCGAACCGCGCCTGATTTCCCTGCTGGATCCCCCCGCCTGA
- a CDS encoding DUF7660 family protein, translating into MHTPVDLDELLALVRDEQSFIRFVEALGADFASERLLEHNAPSSIDRSDSQEWENGTVNAFLDAAAAWAHASNRSPLDDNAQSNVWQRCAAILFAGKFYE; encoded by the coding sequence ATGCACACGCCTGTAGATCTTGATGAATTGTTAGCGCTTGTCAGAGATGAGCAGTCGTTCATTCGATTTGTCGAGGCGCTGGGGGCTGATTTTGCCAGTGAACGTTTGTTGGAACATAACGCTCCCTCGTCAATAGATCGATCAGATAGCCAGGAATGGGAAAACGGAACGGTTAATGCGTTTCTCGATGCGGCAGCTGCATGGGCGCATGCCAGCAACCGATCTCCTTTGGACGATAATGCCCAATCGAATGTATGGCAGCGCTGTGCAGCGATTCTGTTCGCTGGAAAGTTTTATGAGTGA
- a CDS encoding LysE family translocator: MSIADNLLAFTLAATLLTLTPGLDTALVLRTATVEGKQQALRAALGINAGCLLWGAAVAFGLGALIAVSELAYNLLKYCGAAYLAWLGLNMLLRPRRSLAPAEADGKPGANWFFKGMLGNVLNPKIGIFYVSFLPQFIPQGQPLVPWTFGLVSIHVVLGLIWSLVLIGATQPLSGFLRREKVVRWMDRTTGMIFVLFAARLAFSKR, from the coding sequence ATGTCCATCGCCGACAACCTCCTCGCCTTCACCCTCGCCGCCACGCTGCTGACCCTGACGCCCGGTCTCGACACCGCGCTGGTGCTGCGCACGGCCACCGTCGAGGGCAAGCAGCAGGCCTTGCGTGCGGCGTTGGGGATCAACGCCGGTTGTCTGTTGTGGGGCGCGGCGGTGGCGTTTGGGTTGGGGGCGTTGATTGCGGTGTCGGAGCTGGCCTACAACCTGTTGAAGTATTGCGGCGCAGCGTATCTGGCGTGGCTGGGGTTGAACATGCTGCTGCGCCCTCGCCGTTCGCTGGCACCTGCCGAGGCCGACGGCAAGCCGGGTGCGAATTGGTTTTTCAAGGGCATGCTGGGGAATGTGCTCAATCCGAAGATCGGGATTTTCTACGTGTCGTTTCTGCCGCAGTTCATTCCGCAAGGTCAGCCGCTGGTGCCGTGGACGTTCGGGCTGGTGAGCATTCATGTGGTGCTCGGGCTGATCTGGTCGCTGGTGTTGATTGGCGCGACGCAGCCGCTGTCCGGTTTCCTTCGGCGCGAGAAGGTGGTTCGCTGGATGGATCGCACCACCGGGATGATTTTCGTGTTATTTGCTGCGCGGTTGGCGTTCAGCAAGCGTTGA
- a CDS encoding aromatic alcohol reductase, producing MTEVIQLSPQSILVLGAGELGLPVLRNLAQVAKRAPGSTISVLLRASTIGTQVPEKKAEIDELRSLGIQMVAADLVSDSIDQLAEVFARFDTVIGCAGMVAGRETPMKLATAALKAGVKRYFPWQFGVDFEVIGRGSPQDLFDAQLDVRELLRAQDKTEWVIISTGMFTSFLFEPVFEVVDFDNDAVNALGSLDNSVTLTTPQDIGRLTAEIVFFEPRFRNQIVYLSGDTVTYGQVASILERVLERPFKRNVWTVEHLIQELEKDPTHHIKKYRAVFAQGRGVAWPKAGTFNEQQSIQVTSAEQWVRENLAGN from the coding sequence ATGACCGAAGTCATACAGCTTTCCCCCCAATCGATTCTCGTACTCGGTGCCGGCGAACTCGGCCTGCCGGTTTTGCGCAATCTCGCACAGGTCGCAAAACGCGCACCCGGTTCCACAATCAGTGTCCTTCTCAGAGCCTCAACCATCGGTACTCAGGTGCCCGAGAAAAAGGCAGAAATCGATGAGCTGCGGAGTCTGGGTATTCAAATGGTCGCCGCCGATCTGGTGAGCGATTCGATCGATCAACTGGCTGAAGTTTTCGCACGATTCGATACCGTCATCGGCTGTGCAGGCATGGTCGCGGGTCGGGAAACGCCGATGAAGCTTGCCACCGCAGCGCTCAAGGCCGGTGTGAAGCGCTACTTTCCATGGCAGTTTGGTGTGGATTTCGAGGTGATCGGGCGAGGCAGTCCGCAGGATCTGTTTGATGCTCAGCTCGATGTGCGCGAGTTGCTTCGCGCCCAGGATAAAACCGAGTGGGTCATCATCTCGACGGGCATGTTCACCAGTTTCCTGTTCGAGCCGGTGTTTGAGGTCGTGGACTTCGACAACGACGCCGTGAACGCATTGGGCAGTCTCGACAACAGCGTGACGCTCACGACACCGCAAGACATCGGCAGGCTGACCGCCGAAATCGTCTTCTTTGAACCTCGTTTTCGCAATCAGATCGTCTACCTTTCCGGCGACACCGTGACCTACGGACAAGTGGCGAGCATCCTTGAACGGGTGCTGGAACGTCCGTTCAAACGCAACGTCTGGACTGTCGAGCACCTGATCCAGGAACTCGAAAAAGATCCCACCCACCACATCAAAAAGTATCGCGCCGTGTTTGCACAAGGCAGAGGCGTGGCCTGGCCGAAAGCTGGCACGTTCAACGAACAGCAATCCATTCAGGTCACCAGCGCCGAACAGTGGGTTCGAGAAAACCTCGCAGGCAACTGA
- a CDS encoding gamma-glutamylcyclotransferase family protein: protein MERLFVYGTLGPGRPNEHVMLNIGGTWEAASLKGRLSQAGWGAAMGFPGLMIAEDGDVIEGFVFASENFHLHWAALDEFEGAEYQRVLTKVTLDDGTAMDAYAYALK, encoded by the coding sequence GTGGAACGTCTCTTCGTTTATGGAACCCTGGGCCCTGGCCGGCCAAATGAGCATGTGATGCTGAACATCGGCGGCACGTGGGAGGCCGCTTCGCTGAAGGGGCGTTTGTCGCAGGCCGGATGGGGCGCGGCGATGGGTTTTCCCGGGCTGATGATTGCCGAGGATGGTGATGTCATCGAAGGTTTCGTCTTCGCCTCCGAAAATTTCCACCTGCACTGGGCGGCGCTGGATGAGTTTGAAGGGGCTGAGTATCAGCGGGTTTTGACCAAGGTGACGCTGGATGACGGGACGGCAATGGATGCCTATGCCTACGCACTCAAATAG
- a CDS encoding DUF695 domain-containing protein has product MVIDKTGRSLMRSGFGVMHATNRFRLLAIVSVVVAGCSSSKSPPPVERDACLAAGPAKSVDYDNCVANRERRSRAALEALLDDKFVYPPQQQIVEASESKYQPSDFPESPAPMIYKGLDSISLTEKRALPFKIRIVWKYTSTGVIPERRDAIRMAEMEKLIVPAVEEKGLAKWVCTVTGGHQREWIFYTQNDEAFNARTRSALSQGGPYPIELSARRDVVLSTGSQPADNLAEVIRITPKKCVE; this is encoded by the coding sequence ATGGTCATTGATAAAACCGGGCGCTCTCTGATGAGGTCCGGTTTTGGCGTAATGCACGCCACAAACCGCTTCCGCTTGCTGGCGATAGTCAGCGTAGTCGTCGCTGGCTGCTCCAGCTCCAAATCGCCGCCTCCGGTCGAGCGTGACGCGTGCCTGGCGGCTGGTCCGGCCAAAAGTGTTGATTACGATAATTGTGTAGCGAATCGAGAACGCAGAAGCAGGGCGGCGCTCGAAGCGCTTCTGGACGACAAATTCGTTTATCCCCCACAGCAGCAAATTGTCGAGGCCTCTGAAAGCAAGTATCAGCCATCCGATTTTCCAGAGTCCCCCGCACCCATGATCTACAAGGGGCTGGACTCGATATCGCTGACTGAGAAACGAGCGTTGCCTTTCAAAATCAGGATCGTCTGGAAGTACACATCGACAGGCGTGATACCGGAGCGTCGGGACGCCATCCGCATGGCTGAAATGGAGAAGTTGATAGTGCCGGCGGTAGAGGAGAAGGGACTGGCGAAGTGGGTCTGCACGGTGACGGGTGGACACCAGCGGGAGTGGATTTTCTATACGCAAAACGATGAAGCGTTTAACGCCAGGACGCGGTCGGCGCTCTCGCAGGGCGGGCCATACCCTATCGAGTTGAGTGCACGCCGGGATGTGGTGTTGAGTACCGGTTCGCAGCCTGCTGACAACCTGGCGGAGGTGATTCGCATCACCCCCAAAAAATGCGTGGAGTGA
- a CDS encoding sigma-70 family RNA polymerase sigma factor produces the protein MNGTTARCGLTSGCNRLVEPHDPFVWRKAIPIADTDQLKNLLAQCSLGDRRAFEALYRSVSPRLHGVALRFMGRPDLAEEVLQESFVRIWNNASRYQSQLSAPMTWMINITRNQAIDQLRKRRERPLSDLDAQMLVDDSPSVHEQLNSSRETTSLNRCLDELEGMQRQSITIAYFEGLSCSELAEHLSAPLGSVKSWIRRGMERLRRCLES, from the coding sequence GTGAATGGAACAACCGCGCGCTGTGGGCTAACCTCTGGCTGCAATCGACTTGTAGAACCTCACGATCCATTCGTTTGGAGAAAGGCTATTCCCATCGCCGACACTGACCAACTCAAAAACCTTCTAGCCCAGTGTTCCTTGGGTGACCGACGCGCTTTTGAAGCGCTGTATCGTAGCGTGAGTCCGCGTCTGCATGGCGTGGCGCTGCGGTTCATGGGGCGCCCAGATCTGGCTGAGGAGGTGCTACAGGAAAGTTTTGTGCGTATCTGGAACAATGCTTCACGCTACCAATCGCAACTGTCGGCGCCGATGACCTGGATGATCAATATCACGCGAAATCAGGCCATCGACCAATTGCGAAAGCGTCGCGAACGTCCCCTGAGTGACCTCGACGCGCAGATGCTGGTAGACGACAGCCCCTCGGTACATGAACAGTTGAACAGCTCCCGTGAGACCACTTCATTGAATCGGTGCCTAGATGAGCTCGAAGGGATGCAACGTCAGTCAATCACCATTGCTTATTTTGAAGGGCTTTCCTGTTCAGAACTGGCGGAGCACCTGTCGGCACCGCTCGGGTCGGTAAAGTCTTGGATCCGCCGAGGGATGGAGCGTTTGCGCAGGTGCCTTGAGTCATGA
- a CDS encoding bifunctional helix-turn-helix transcriptional regulator/GNAT family N-acetyltransferase: MSTITDRADSVRQFNRFYTHQIGVLQEHLLQSDYSLTELRILYELASQGDLTSTDLRQMLGLDAGYMSRLISGFDKKGLIQKVPSATDARASQLHITDLGREILAPLEQASRQEVITLLERLSEPQQLQLIASMKQIQTLLEGGQSTTYLLRNPQPGDMGLVVHQQTAIYSREYGWNSEFEALVAEVVAKYLREFDPSGERCWIAEKDGKVVGSVFVIRHDETTAKLRMLYVDASARGLGIGNRLVEECLRFARDVGYKKMILWTTSNLVDARRLYQRAGFELVEEEPIHSFGKELVSQTWAIEL; this comes from the coding sequence ATGTCTACGATCACCGACCGCGCCGACAGCGTCCGGCAGTTCAACCGCTTCTACACCCATCAGATCGGCGTGTTGCAGGAACACTTGCTGCAAAGCGACTACTCGCTGACCGAGCTGCGCATCCTCTACGAACTCGCGTCCCAGGGCGATCTGACCAGCACCGATTTGCGCCAGATGCTGGGCCTCGACGCGGGCTACATGAGTCGCCTCATCAGCGGTTTCGACAAAAAAGGCCTGATCCAGAAAGTCCCCTCCGCCACCGACGCCCGCGCCAGTCAGTTGCACATTACCGACCTGGGCCGCGAGATCCTCGCCCCGCTGGAACAGGCCTCGCGACAAGAAGTCATCACCCTGCTCGAACGCCTGTCCGAACCGCAGCAACTGCAACTGATCGCCTCGATGAAGCAAATACAGACGCTACTCGAGGGCGGCCAGTCGACGACCTATCTGTTGCGCAATCCGCAGCCCGGTGACATGGGCCTGGTGGTGCATCAACAGACCGCAATCTACAGCCGTGAATACGGCTGGAATTCAGAGTTCGAAGCCCTGGTGGCAGAGGTTGTCGCCAAGTACCTGCGCGAATTCGACCCCAGCGGCGAGCGCTGCTGGATCGCGGAAAAGGACGGCAAGGTGGTGGGTTCGGTGTTCGTCATTCGCCACGACGAAACCACCGCGAAACTGCGCATGCTCTACGTGGACGCCAGCGCGCGGGGCCTGGGGATCGGCAATCGACTGGTCGAGGAATGCCTGCGTTTTGCCCGGGATGTCGGCTACAAAAAGATGATTCTGTGGACCACCAGCAATCTGGTGGATGCCCGCCGGTTGTATCAACGGGCGGGGTTTGAGTTGGTCGAGGAAGAGCCGATTCACAGCTTCGGCAAAGAGCTGGTGAGTCAGACCTGGGCGATCGAGTTGTGA
- a CDS encoding anti-virulence regulator CigR family protein translates to MSGLRTLIATTTCIALLSTSVSALADPGNGKGQGKGNPHNSQDHGNQGKKGGGGYQGHGPSIDRGGVIGIVDGYRGYWTPGPALPPGIQKNLTRGKPLPPGIAKKLDGRLVGRLPHYDGYEWQQVGTDLILVALATGLIYEVLNGAFD, encoded by the coding sequence ATGTCCGGTTTACGCACGTTGATTGCGACCACGACCTGTATTGCGCTGTTGAGCACTTCGGTGTCAGCGCTGGCCGATCCTGGCAATGGAAAGGGGCAGGGCAAGGGCAACCCGCATAACAGCCAGGATCATGGCAATCAGGGGAAAAAAGGCGGGGGCGGTTATCAGGGGCACGGCCCGAGTATCGATCGCGGCGGGGTGATCGGGATCGTGGACGGCTATCGTGGCTACTGGACCCCGGGCCCGGCCTTGCCTCCCGGCATTCAGAAGAACCTGACGCGGGGTAAACCGCTGCCGCCCGGTATTGCGAAGAAGCTCGATGGTCGACTGGTCGGCAGACTGCCGCACTACGACGGCTACGAATGGCAGCAGGTCGGCACCGATCTGATCCTGGTCGCGCTGGCCACAGGGCTGATTTATGAAGTGCTCAATGGCGCCTTCGATTGA
- a CDS encoding DUF6124 family protein, whose protein sequence is MIKPTPNPPETDPVSPYKFPDSRTLNEAAERALDHYLTPQQRVMGSHHKHDPMYLANPAYDTESLLANASESLGSANEMLNNFAATLEPAHRKTAIGIAQLVMLSELAVNQALDHVEVKS, encoded by the coding sequence ATGATCAAACCAACACCGAATCCCCCGGAAACCGATCCAGTCTCCCCCTACAAATTCCCCGACTCCCGAACCCTCAATGAAGCCGCCGAACGCGCCCTCGATCACTACCTCACCCCGCAACAACGGGTCATGGGCAGCCACCACAAGCACGACCCCATGTACTTGGCCAACCCGGCGTATGACACTGAATCCCTGCTGGCCAACGCCAGCGAATCACTGGGATCGGCGAACGAAATGCTCAACAACTTCGCGGCCACGCTGGAGCCCGCCCATCGCAAGACCGCGATCGGGATTGCGCAGTTGGTGATGTTGAGTGAGTTGGCGGTGAATCAGGCGTTGGATCATGTTGAGGTGAAGAGCTAA
- a CDS encoding alpha/beta hydrolase family protein: protein MKKTFRILLLICLSASVNADENPIGFRSATLTDARSDRPLDMVVWYPAKTTAPAQLIADDAVFVGNSAVREAPPTTGDHPLLVLSHGFRGNWSNQAWLASALARQGYIVAAVNHPGTTTHDRSPKAAAQLWQRPADISRVIDAVTAQPEQFGAVSKERIAVAGHSLGGWTALEIAGTRFDPERFAEDCAAHQKLASCSVYKTINVADTPQAKSRISADLSDKRVSAIVSLDLGLSRGMTDASLAALPIPTLVIGAGVPSEELPAQLESANLATRLPSATSQYVEISDASHFSFMSLCKPGAVALLEEDSPGDGIICADGGVRSREVIQQQVVALIDGFLSRSAQN, encoded by the coding sequence ATGAAAAAGACTTTCCGTATTCTGCTACTGATCTGCCTTTCAGCCAGCGTAAACGCTGACGAAAACCCCATCGGTTTCCGCTCCGCCACGCTGACGGACGCGCGCAGCGACCGCCCGCTGGACATGGTCGTCTGGTATCCCGCCAAGACCACCGCTCCCGCGCAATTGATTGCCGACGACGCGGTGTTCGTCGGGAATTCGGCGGTGCGTGAGGCGCCGCCGACGACTGGTGATCATCCACTGCTGGTGCTGTCCCACGGTTTCAGGGGCAACTGGAGCAATCAGGCGTGGCTCGCCAGTGCGCTGGCCCGTCAGGGTTACATCGTCGCGGCAGTCAATCACCCCGGCACCACGACTCATGACCGTAGCCCGAAAGCCGCTGCACAGTTGTGGCAACGACCTGCCGACATCAGCCGTGTCATCGATGCGGTCACGGCTCAACCGGAGCAATTTGGCGCAGTCTCGAAGGAGCGAATTGCAGTCGCCGGCCACTCGCTCGGCGGCTGGACCGCTCTGGAAATCGCCGGCACACGCTTCGACCCCGAGCGTTTTGCCGAGGACTGCGCGGCCCATCAAAAACTCGCCAGTTGCTCGGTCTACAAAACAATTAACGTCGCCGATACACCGCAAGCGAAGAGCCGGATCAGCGCAGACTTGAGCGACAAACGCGTCAGCGCCATCGTGTCACTGGATCTGGGCCTGTCACGCGGGATGACCGACGCCAGCCTCGCCGCGCTGCCAATTCCGACATTGGTGATCGGCGCGGGCGTGCCGTCCGAAGAACTTCCCGCCCAACTGGAATCGGCGAATCTCGCCACGCGACTGCCTTCGGCTACCTCGCAGTATGTCGAGATCAGCGACGCCAGCCATTTCAGCTTCATGTCGTTGTGCAAGCCCGGCGCCGTGGCGCTGCTCGAAGAGGATTCGCCAGGCGACGGCATCATTTGCGCGGACGGCGGCGTGCGTTCGCGTGAGGTGATCCAGCAACAGGTGGTTGCGTTAATTGATGGGTTTCTGAGCCGGTCGGCGCAGAACTGA
- a CDS encoding phytanoyl-CoA dioxygenase family protein gives MTSRELLHSKGYTLLFGAVPNTWLPALRLAFDTGIKPSNEWPVPRGIDWRHSQLDTDPTVQAVCRLPHLLAVVGELIGERFFLSQVEGREPLAGGGHQQLHRDLSAQRTGDTVNALVYLDDYGPENGATRIVPGSHRPAPGELALDFTDESRSVQLTGSAGDILIFDADLIHAGSLNSSGARRRSLLITWFSEALYSTHLETVRLRNIQMDTTERFDPGDFAFGIVKSFI, from the coding sequence ATGACGAGCCGCGAACTACTCCATAGCAAAGGCTACACACTGCTCTTTGGAGCGGTTCCGAACACGTGGCTGCCCGCCCTTCGCCTCGCTTTCGATACCGGTATCAAACCCTCAAACGAATGGCCCGTGCCCCGCGGCATCGATTGGCGCCATTCACAACTGGACACTGACCCGACCGTTCAAGCCGTGTGCCGATTGCCACACTTGCTGGCGGTGGTGGGCGAGTTGATCGGCGAACGCTTCTTCCTCTCTCAGGTCGAGGGCCGTGAACCGCTTGCCGGTGGCGGCCACCAACAACTGCACCGCGACTTGTCGGCCCAACGCACCGGCGACACTGTCAACGCGCTGGTGTATCTCGACGACTACGGCCCGGAAAACGGTGCAACCCGCATCGTCCCCGGCAGCCACCGTCCTGCACCGGGCGAACTTGCGCTCGATTTCACTGACGAGTCCCGATCCGTGCAACTGACGGGCAGCGCGGGCGACATCCTGATCTTCGATGCCGACCTGATCCACGCCGGCAGCCTGAACTCCAGCGGTGCACGCCGGCGCTCCCTGTTGATCACCTGGTTTTCCGAAGCGCTCTACTCAACGCATCTGGAAACGGTGAGACTCAGAAACATACAAATGGACACGACTGAGCGGTTCGATCCGGGGGACTTTGCGTTCGGGATCGTGAAATCATTCATTTGA
- a CDS encoding winged helix-turn-helix transcriptional regulator, translated as MTDQETLGQAERICQTLRDDDDGVRREVLTHAGSRWSLGILHALGVYGTMRHAEIKRQMRGVTQRMLTKTLRSLERDGLLIRREFGEVPPRVEYELTPLGMGLLVRMSPVWTWVVENVDDIRKARRAFDSQVEQKPSWQVPTPMAVDSEVP; from the coding sequence ATGACCGACCAAGAGACTCTTGGCCAGGCAGAGAGGATCTGCCAGACGCTCAGAGACGATGATGACGGCGTCCGGCGAGAAGTCCTCACGCATGCCGGCAGTCGCTGGTCGTTGGGCATCCTGCATGCCCTGGGTGTGTACGGCACGATGCGCCATGCCGAGATCAAGCGACAGATGAGGGGCGTGACTCAGCGCATGTTGACCAAGACGCTGCGCTCACTGGAGCGTGATGGTCTTCTGATTCGACGGGAGTTCGGTGAAGTTCCGCCACGTGTCGAATACGAACTGACGCCACTGGGCATGGGGCTTTTGGTCCGCATGTCGCCTGTGTGGACTTGGGTGGTCGAAAACGTCGATGACATTCGCAAGGCACGCCGTGCTTTCGACAGTCAGGTTGAGCAAAAGCCTTCGTGGCAAGTCCCTACGCCCATGGCGGTCGATTCAGAGGTGCCTTAG